The proteins below come from a single Gordonia pseudamarae genomic window:
- a CDS encoding ABC transporter permease, which yields MVPVPHSEPQNDEYVLPPNRIRVGAAISQSLTMTGRGLLKIKHNPQQLFDVIILPIVFTVMFSTIFGGAIAGNVTNYLPLLIPGLLVQVTVAASVITGVQLREDLGKGVFDRFKSLPIARIAPLAGALLANAVRYVVATVITVCVGLAMGYRPGSAPGLIAACGLVVLVAFTLSWIFALLGVLLDKASTVQGISMLVMMPITFVSNALVPVESMPGWMQACASANPVSHLVTAARQLADNGSAGIEIIYTLAGALAVLAICVPVTLRTYMRRT from the coding sequence ATGGTCCCCGTGCCGCACAGCGAACCGCAGAACGACGAGTATGTGTTGCCGCCCAACCGGATCAGAGTGGGCGCCGCCATCTCACAATCACTGACGATGACCGGTCGCGGCCTGCTGAAGATCAAACACAACCCGCAGCAACTGTTCGACGTCATCATCCTGCCGATCGTCTTCACCGTCATGTTCTCCACCATCTTCGGTGGGGCGATCGCCGGGAACGTGACAAACTATCTGCCCCTGCTGATTCCGGGACTACTCGTCCAGGTCACCGTCGCCGCGTCGGTGATCACCGGCGTCCAGCTGCGCGAAGACCTCGGCAAAGGTGTGTTCGACAGATTCAAATCACTGCCCATCGCCCGGATCGCCCCACTCGCCGGGGCGCTGCTGGCCAACGCCGTCCGCTACGTCGTGGCCACCGTCATCACCGTCTGCGTCGGGCTGGCGATGGGTTACCGGCCCGGCAGCGCACCCGGCCTCATCGCCGCCTGCGGTCTTGTGGTGCTCGTCGCCTTCACCCTCAGCTGGATCTTCGCGCTATTGGGCGTGCTGCTCGACAAAGCCTCTACCGTGCAAGGCATCTCGATGCTCGTGATGATGCCCATCACCTTCGTCTCCAACGCCCTGGTCCCCGTCGAATCGATGCCCGGATGGATGCAGGCATGTGCGTCGGCCAACCCCGTCTCCCACCTGGTCACCGCCGCCCGGCAACTCGCCGACAACGGATCGGCCGGCATCGAAATCATCTACACGCTCGCCGGTGCGCTCGCGGTGCTCGCGATCTGCGTACCCGTCACCCTGCGAACCTACATGCGGAGGACCTGA
- a CDS encoding glycosyltransferase family 2 protein, translated as MVATVPEDPAIEAPATENPAGHAPASEPAAPQPARPRLSVVVPTYNEAGVIGECLTRLTAQADHIAEIIVVDNNSTDDGMRIVGDISIRHPTVRIVHEREQGLVYARNTGLDAATGDIIARIDADTRVPEHWARTIVDFFAADTGDEWAALCGRGEAYGIPYSGRFDRWKIALHPLSRGKATTPAHPSEPGDVPVLYGSNMILRRDTWQTIRTRVSMRRDVFEDVDMGLCVRETGGRNAFLASITVGVSPRRMETGIGSFVRYMSCLPRTFLLHRQFGLALGAAAVYLPAITVLHTGRLLLLRSYDAESGTFSLTNVLRERTDRIMP; from the coding sequence ATGGTTGCCACCGTACCCGAAGACCCGGCCATCGAAGCACCGGCCACCGAAAACCCGGCCGGCCACGCGCCCGCGTCCGAACCCGCCGCACCGCAACCGGCGCGCCCGCGCCTGTCGGTGGTGGTGCCCACCTACAACGAAGCCGGCGTCATCGGCGAATGCCTGACCAGGCTCACCGCGCAAGCAGACCACATCGCCGAAATCATCGTGGTGGACAACAACTCCACCGACGATGGCATGCGCATCGTCGGCGACATCAGCATCCGGCACCCGACGGTCCGGATCGTCCACGAGCGCGAACAGGGCCTCGTATACGCCCGCAACACCGGCCTCGACGCCGCCACCGGCGATATCATCGCCCGCATCGACGCCGACACCCGAGTACCCGAACACTGGGCCCGCACCATTGTCGACTTCTTCGCAGCCGACACCGGCGACGAATGGGCGGCACTATGCGGACGCGGTGAGGCATACGGGATTCCGTACTCCGGAAGGTTCGACCGATGGAAGATCGCACTGCACCCGCTCTCCCGTGGCAAAGCCACCACCCCGGCACACCCATCCGAACCCGGCGACGTCCCGGTCCTGTACGGATCCAACATGATCCTGCGCCGCGACACCTGGCAAACGATCCGCACCCGGGTCAGCATGCGCCGCGACGTATTCGAAGACGTCGACATGGGCCTGTGCGTCCGCGAAACCGGCGGCCGCAACGCCTTCCTCGCCTCCATCACCGTCGGGGTCTCACCCCGGCGGATGGAGACCGGGATCGGCTCATTCGTCCGATACATGTCCTGCCTGCCGCGGACCTTCCTGCTGCACAGACAATTCGGACTCGCACTCGGTGCGGCCGCGGTGTACCTACCGGCAATCACCGTGCTGCACACCGGCCGACTGCTCCTGCTCCGCAGCTACGACGCCGAATCGGGCACGTTCTCGTTGACCAACGTCCTGCGCGAGCGAACAGACCGAATCATGCCGTGA
- a CDS encoding glycosyltransferase, with amino-acid sequence MRIVMAMGGSRGDVQPAVALGTELRSRGHDVVMAVPPDLVGFSTGAGLPAHPYGDSTRELLDSDLIRSELKSRNPLRRVRAISEITLRGGRAMAQQLLDLTEGADAVVAGSAGQERAHNVSQVRGIVHFPLHYCPIRRNRQVSPLAHLGIDVPGVVAEASWVVGEQILWQAGRRAEQRLTDELGLPRASVPYATQIARTGVPEIQAYDPALFPGLAQQWGARRPFTGFLNLAAAQRSGVGDEAPTDLLRWIADGPAPVYAGFGSMLPNDPQALAAALTETARTLDIRLLVAGGWSGFMDGADVPPDRVRLVGHVDHDTILPLCRAAIHHGGAGSVAAGLRAGLPTVVTWVGADQPIWGRALTGVHVGASLPMSRVTAPALTEAVRTVLSDEARRAARKLSHDLISPAEAVTTAANIIEHGTDG; translated from the coding sequence ATGAGAATCGTGATGGCGATGGGCGGCAGCCGCGGTGATGTTCAGCCCGCGGTCGCCCTCGGCACCGAACTGCGTTCGCGCGGACACGATGTCGTGATGGCGGTGCCGCCGGATCTGGTGGGGTTCAGCACCGGCGCCGGCCTGCCCGCCCATCCGTACGGCGACAGCACCCGCGAGTTGCTCGATTCCGATCTGATCCGTTCCGAACTCAAATCGCGCAATCCCCTGCGCCGGGTACGGGCCATCTCCGAGATCACGCTGCGTGGTGGGCGCGCAATGGCACAGCAGTTGCTCGACCTCACCGAGGGCGCCGACGCTGTCGTCGCGGGCAGCGCCGGGCAGGAACGCGCCCACAATGTGTCGCAGGTTCGTGGCATCGTGCACTTCCCGCTGCACTACTGCCCGATCCGACGCAACCGGCAGGTGTCGCCGCTGGCCCACCTGGGCATCGACGTGCCGGGGGTGGTCGCCGAGGCCAGTTGGGTTGTCGGCGAGCAGATCCTCTGGCAGGCCGGTCGCCGCGCCGAGCAGCGACTGACCGATGAACTCGGTCTGCCGCGGGCGTCGGTACCCTATGCCACGCAGATCGCCCGTACCGGTGTCCCGGAGATCCAGGCCTACGATCCCGCGCTGTTTCCGGGTCTGGCGCAGCAGTGGGGCGCCCGGCGACCGTTCACCGGGTTTCTGAATCTTGCTGCTGCGCAACGCTCCGGAGTCGGTGATGAGGCGCCGACCGATCTGCTGAGGTGGATCGCCGACGGCCCGGCACCGGTGTACGCCGGATTCGGCAGTATGCTGCCCAATGATCCGCAGGCGCTGGCCGCCGCTCTCACCGAAACGGCACGGACACTGGATATCCGGCTGCTCGTGGCCGGCGGCTGGAGCGGATTCATGGATGGTGCGGACGTACCACCGGACCGGGTTCGGCTCGTCGGCCATGTCGATCACGACACGATTCTTCCCTTGTGCCGGGCGGCGATTCATCACGGCGGTGCCGGGTCGGTGGCCGCCGGGCTGCGGGCGGGTCTGCCGACGGTGGTGACCTGGGTGGGCGCCGACCAACCGATCTGGGGCCGGGCGCTGACCGGTGTGCATGTCGGTGCGTCCCTTCCGATGTCGCGGGTCACCGCACCCGCGCTGACCGAGGCGGTCCGGACAGTACTGTCCGATGAGGCACGCCGAGCCGCCCGGAAGCTGTCTCACGATCTCATCTCCCCCGCCGAGGCGGTGACCACGGCGGCAAACATCATCGAGCACGGTACTGACGGGTGA